One window of the Chitinophaga niabensis genome contains the following:
- a CDS encoding VOC family protein, whose protein sequence is MRTINPWINFNGNAEEAFTFYRSVFGGEFTKIVRFKDLSSAEFPVPENEADKIMTIALPIGKGNVLLANDVPEFMGRVNENENRSKIVVGAESKQEADQIFNGLSAGGDVEGPIGDSPWGTYAGMFRDKYGIEWIVEFDPNHNGQA, encoded by the coding sequence ATGAGAACAATCAATCCCTGGATCAACTTTAACGGAAATGCCGAAGAAGCATTCACTTTTTACAGATCAGTTTTTGGCGGCGAGTTTACTAAGATCGTTCGTTTTAAAGATTTATCAAGTGCTGAATTTCCGGTACCGGAAAATGAGGCTGATAAGATCATGACCATTGCTTTGCCTATCGGTAAAGGCAATGTGCTATTGGCCAATGATGTTCCGGAATTTATGGGGCGGGTGAACGAAAACGAAAACAGGTCTAAAATAGTTGTTGGTGCCGAAAGTAAGCAAGAGGCTGACCAGATATTTAACGGATTATCAGCAGGTGGAGATGTTGAAGGGCCCATTGGTGACAGTCCCTGGGGTACATACGCCGGAATGTTCAGAGACAAATATGGTATTGAATGGATTGTGGAATTTGACCCAAATCATAACGGGCAAGCTTAA
- a CDS encoding alpha/beta hydrolase family protein: protein MMRTTLFALSLLATTIAYGQDNVTYQRPPAVIEELLLAKPLPAVSVDKKGEWMLLIDRNSYPTVEELAQPELRIAGLRLNPRNFGPSRVVYHAGYQLKNIKTKELFPITGLPQEFRGFQVTWSPDGKLAAFTNTLNDRIDLYVIDIAAKAARKVNQAPLNTALGQSFTWIDNNRLLYKTVPAGTGALPVAPAAPKGPVVQESKGKNAASRTYQDLIKSPYDEQLFAYMTNAQLVINDLQSEKPIGKPGIWQSYSVSPDKQYLLLRQVEKPFSYLVTAFGFPHTITVTDLQGNTVKSLAKNPSTEGAPIGFDDVENTPRNFSWKADEPHTIIYVKALDEGLGRKKAEFRDAVLAVDAVTEATPKELFRTKRRFDNVVWGTKQLALVYESLFADRRERISIYNSETGKLDSLFEKSSNDAYSEIGTPVTIRNQYDRPVLFVQKNGELLLRSQGSSPEGDLPFVQSYNLKTGKGNILWRCQAPFYETVVDVLDAEKLIMLTSRESQTEAPNYYIRDLKKRSLIGTPITDFTNPYKAMEGVSKQKISYKRADGVDLTGDLYLPKGYDAKKDGPLPVLIWAYPREYKSAADAAQVRGSRYTFTRVGYGGPIPWVTQGYAILDNAEMPIVGEGNKEPNDNFIPQLYLNAHAAIQALAKMGVGDSNRVAVGGHSYGAFMTANLLAHTKLFKAGIARSGAYNRTLTPFGFQAEERTYWQAPEVYFNMSPFSFADKIKTPLLLIHGEMDNNPGTFPIQSERLYNAVKGHGGTVRFVQLPFESHGYSAKENLLHLLWEQTQWLNTYVKDAK from the coding sequence ATGATGAGAACAACACTATTTGCACTAAGCCTGCTGGCCACTACTATTGCCTATGGCCAGGATAATGTTACCTACCAGCGCCCTCCGGCTGTAATAGAGGAGCTGCTGCTGGCAAAACCTTTACCTGCTGTGAGTGTGGACAAGAAAGGGGAGTGGATGCTACTCATAGACCGTAATTCCTACCCAACAGTAGAAGAACTTGCACAGCCTGAATTGCGTATTGCAGGCCTCCGCCTCAATCCCCGCAACTTTGGCCCCAGCCGCGTGGTATATCATGCCGGTTACCAGCTTAAGAACATCAAAACCAAAGAGCTGTTCCCCATCACGGGCCTGCCACAGGAGTTCCGCGGTTTTCAGGTCACCTGGAGCCCGGACGGTAAGCTCGCCGCATTTACGAACACGCTCAACGACCGCATAGACCTCTATGTGATAGATATTGCTGCCAAAGCCGCCCGGAAAGTGAACCAGGCGCCTTTGAACACGGCCCTTGGCCAGTCATTCACCTGGATAGATAACAACCGCCTCCTGTATAAAACAGTACCTGCCGGAACAGGCGCATTACCTGTCGCGCCTGCTGCCCCCAAAGGACCTGTTGTGCAGGAAAGCAAAGGTAAAAACGCTGCTTCCCGCACTTACCAGGATCTGATCAAAAGTCCATATGACGAACAATTGTTTGCTTATATGACCAATGCACAACTGGTGATCAATGATCTGCAATCGGAAAAGCCCATAGGTAAACCAGGCATCTGGCAATCCTATTCCGTATCACCGGATAAACAATACCTGCTGCTGCGCCAGGTGGAAAAACCATTCTCTTACCTCGTTACCGCTTTCGGTTTTCCGCATACCATTACCGTAACAGACCTGCAGGGAAATACGGTAAAATCACTCGCTAAAAACCCTTCCACAGAAGGAGCACCCATCGGTTTCGATGATGTAGAGAACACACCGCGTAATTTTTCCTGGAAGGCAGATGAGCCGCATACCATCATTTACGTAAAAGCACTGGATGAAGGACTGGGCCGCAAAAAAGCGGAGTTCCGCGATGCGGTACTGGCGGTGGATGCTGTTACAGAAGCAACACCAAAAGAACTCTTCCGTACCAAACGCCGTTTTGATAATGTAGTATGGGGCACAAAACAACTCGCCCTGGTATATGAATCTTTATTTGCCGATCGCAGAGAACGTATCAGTATCTATAATTCCGAAACCGGCAAACTGGATTCCCTTTTTGAAAAAAGCAGTAATGATGCTTACAGTGAGATAGGTACACCTGTAACTATCCGTAATCAATACGACAGACCAGTGCTTTTTGTACAAAAGAACGGAGAGCTGCTGTTGCGCTCACAGGGTTCTTCTCCTGAAGGAGACCTGCCCTTTGTGCAAAGCTATAACCTCAAAACGGGCAAAGGCAATATCCTCTGGCGTTGCCAGGCACCCTTCTATGAAACAGTGGTGGATGTACTGGACGCAGAAAAACTCATCATGCTTACTTCCCGGGAAAGCCAGACGGAGGCACCTAACTATTATATCCGCGATCTGAAGAAACGTTCACTGATCGGTACACCTATCACTGATTTCACCAATCCTTATAAAGCCATGGAAGGTGTATCCAAACAAAAGATCTCTTACAAGAGAGCAGATGGCGTAGACCTTACCGGCGATCTATATTTACCCAAAGGATACGATGCAAAGAAAGATGGCCCGCTGCCTGTACTGATCTGGGCTTATCCCCGTGAGTATAAATCCGCTGCAGATGCTGCACAGGTAAGGGGTTCCAGGTATACGTTCACCCGTGTGGGGTATGGTGGCCCTATTCCCTGGGTTACACAGGGATATGCCATTCTTGACAATGCGGAAATGCCCATCGTGGGAGAAGGAAATAAAGAACCGAATGATAATTTCATTCCCCAGCTCTATCTCAACGCACATGCGGCTATACAGGCCCTCGCTAAAATGGGGGTAGGGGATAGCAACAGGGTAGCAGTAGGCGGTCATAGCTACGGCGCTTTCATGACGGCTAACCTGCTCGCCCACACGAAACTGTTCAAGGCAGGCATTGCCCGGAGTGGTGCCTATAACCGTACCTTAACGCCCTTCGGTTTCCAGGCAGAAGAACGTACTTACTGGCAGGCACCCGAGGTTTATTTTAACATGAGTCCTTTCAGCTTTGCAGACAAGATCAAAACACCCTTGCTGTTAATACATGGGGAAATGGATAACAACCCCGGTACATTCCCTATCCAGAGCGAAAGGTTATATAATGCGGTGAAAGGGCATGGAGGTACCGTACGTTTTGTACAACTGCCTTTTGAAAGTCATGGTTACTCCGCAAAGGAAAACCTGCTGCACCTGCTCTGGGAGCAAACGCAATGGCTGAACACTTATGTAAAGGACGCTAAATAG
- a CDS encoding amidohydrolase family protein translates to MKTISLTTTFILVFIFLLNAQDKKNTDRIAVTAKRMIDVRAGKEIPDVVILIEKNKITGVGSNLKIPDSVRILALGDVTLLPGLIDAHTHLLHQYYTRYGDDNSNRLLEMVQLGPAKRALLGARLAREMLEAGFTAVRDLGNSSINADIALRDAINNNDVTGPRMFVSTRALSPVGGQFQSVTPAAQQLLSQEYVQISGAEEARKAVRQAIYDGADCIKVIANAGSRRLSLEEMKVIVEEAKRAKLPVAVHATDGDGPSMTAVEAGVSSIEHAYTVSETVLNLMAKKNIFLVPTDVPGVARYQERIKRAVKAGVRIAIGSDIYYEFPGKTRGQISAAMYKTYVASGMSNIEVLRAATLHPADLIGNSSIGVIEAGRFADIIAVKGNPITDISVLEEVVFVMKDGKVYK, encoded by the coding sequence GTGAAGACAATATCCTTAACAACTACATTCATTTTAGTATTTATTTTTTTATTAAATGCTCAGGATAAAAAAAACACAGACAGGATTGCTGTAACCGCAAAGCGGATGATCGATGTTCGTGCCGGCAAGGAAATCCCTGATGTAGTTATATTAATAGAAAAAAATAAAATTACAGGAGTAGGTTCTAATCTCAAAATTCCTGACAGCGTACGAATTCTTGCTTTAGGTGATGTAACACTTTTGCCCGGACTTATTGATGCTCATACGCATTTGCTTCATCAGTATTATACAAGATATGGAGATGACAATTCGAACAGGCTTTTGGAAATGGTCCAGCTCGGACCTGCTAAAAGAGCATTATTAGGTGCAAGGCTGGCACGTGAAATGCTGGAAGCTGGCTTTACTGCTGTGCGTGATTTAGGCAATTCCAGCATTAACGCAGACATTGCATTAAGAGACGCTATTAATAACAACGATGTGACCGGGCCACGTATGTTTGTTTCCACCAGGGCACTTTCTCCTGTAGGTGGACAGTTTCAGTCAGTGACACCAGCAGCACAACAGTTATTAAGCCAGGAGTATGTTCAGATAAGTGGCGCAGAAGAAGCCCGGAAGGCCGTACGCCAGGCTATATATGATGGTGCCGATTGTATAAAAGTCATAGCCAATGCCGGTTCCCGCAGGTTATCTTTGGAGGAGATGAAAGTTATTGTAGAGGAAGCGAAACGAGCTAAGCTGCCGGTAGCCGTTCATGCAACTGATGGAGATGGCCCTTCTATGACGGCAGTGGAGGCAGGGGTGAGTTCCATTGAACACGCGTATACCGTTTCCGAAACAGTGCTTAACCTGATGGCCAAAAAGAATATTTTTTTGGTTCCCACAGATGTACCCGGAGTTGCAAGATACCAGGAAAGGATCAAAAGAGCTGTAAAAGCGGGTGTGCGGATTGCAATAGGCTCGGATATCTATTATGAATTTCCGGGAAAGACCCGGGGGCAGATCAGCGCCGCAATGTATAAAACTTATGTGGCATCCGGAATGTCCAATATTGAAGTATTACGTGCCGCAACCCTTCATCCTGCTGATTTAATAGGAAACAGTTCAATAGGCGTTATTGAAGCCGGGCGATTTGCAGATATTATTGCAGTGAAGGGAAACCCCATAACTGATATCAGTGTTTTAGAAGAGGTGGTTTTTGTAATGAAAGATGGCAAGGTTTATAAGTAG
- a CDS encoding outer membrane beta-barrel protein, with product MRHALIFTLLLLTCAQLTSAQNLVLKGVLKDKADSSTLKKATIRLTSPTDNTFKKQVFTDNNGAFEITDLKPQAYLLTISFLGYGELVRAIMLQTETQDLGVIKMPKSTRELREVVIKGQVPPAQQKGDTLAFNADAYKTNPDASGEDLVKKMPGITVENGNVKAQGEDVRKVLVDGKEFFGEDATLALRNLPAEAIQRIEVFDRMSDQAQFTGFDDGNSQKTINIVTRAEMRQGQFGKIFAGYGTEGRYSAGGNVNLFNQDRRISIIGMTNNVNQQNFSSQDLLGVQNAGAGGGGRGGGGGGRGGGSGGRGGGGGGFSGGGGGGGSNFLTGTNRGLNKTNSIGVNFNDNFGKKVTFNGSYFFNNSNTSNNEINREEQTLDQGEKQIDTDTSYSNSSNYNHRFNMRIEYRIDSNNSIIFTPGISFQNNNSYSESFGNTIQFGKLLADNMNNSSSSNSGYNLNGNIMYRHAFAKRGRTISLSLGLSTNDRSGTNYRNSDLNYYDGSGKDDSLRQKISPLSDGQSYNANIAYTEPIGKSGQLQINYNPTYSRNSSDRRAYQYDFLGSKDYSILDSAQSNMFENTAVTQNAGITYRLGNRDKMLSVGVSYQHTEMTSDRIFPFASNESQSFTNILPNAMLMYKLTDYARIRVFYRSSMNQPSIQQLQDGYFKSGLLNYSVGDPKLRPQFGHMVAARYNYTNTVNNNNFFANIFLQTNNDYLTNAVFTPSRGDSVLQGTDTLKRGGRLTQAKNMDGFVSVRSFFTYGVPLKFIKSNFNLNTGVSYQRTPGQINQLRGFTHNYTYSAGVLISSNISEYVDFTLSYNGNFNTVKNTIDPSNNSDYSTHTASGAVNLLTKSGWVLQNEVNYQFNRGLGGDLDKGYILWNAGIGKKFLKNQRGELRASVFDLLKQNRAISRTVNGLSIVDSQSQVLTQYFMLTFTYRLKNFGKLNMPTGGRERFNRLNGAPDMMNRPF from the coding sequence ATGCGGCATGCACTGATCTTTACATTGCTTTTACTGACCTGCGCTCAGCTTACTTCTGCGCAGAATCTGGTGCTGAAGGGTGTGTTGAAAGATAAAGCGGATAGTTCGACACTGAAAAAAGCCACCATCAGGCTGACTTCCCCAACGGATAATACCTTTAAAAAACAAGTATTTACTGATAATAACGGCGCTTTTGAGATCACAGACCTCAAACCGCAGGCTTATCTCCTCACCATTAGTTTCCTCGGCTATGGAGAGCTCGTAAGAGCTATCATGCTGCAAACGGAAACACAGGACCTGGGTGTTATTAAAATGCCCAAATCCACCAGGGAACTGAGAGAGGTAGTGATCAAAGGCCAGGTACCCCCTGCACAGCAAAAAGGCGATACCCTGGCATTCAATGCGGATGCTTATAAAACCAACCCGGATGCCAGTGGTGAGGACCTCGTAAAAAAGATGCCCGGCATTACCGTAGAGAATGGTAATGTAAAAGCACAGGGTGAAGATGTAAGAAAAGTATTGGTGGATGGAAAGGAATTCTTTGGAGAAGATGCCACACTGGCCTTAAGGAACCTGCCTGCAGAAGCCATTCAGCGGATAGAAGTATTCGACCGGATGAGCGATCAGGCACAGTTCACCGGTTTTGATGACGGTAACTCTCAAAAAACGATCAATATCGTTACCCGCGCAGAAATGCGCCAGGGCCAGTTCGGAAAAATATTTGCCGGTTATGGTACAGAGGGCCGCTATTCTGCCGGTGGAAATGTGAACCTCTTCAACCAGGACAGGCGCATCTCTATCATTGGTATGACCAATAACGTCAACCAGCAGAACTTCTCTTCACAAGACCTGTTAGGTGTGCAGAACGCTGGTGCCGGCGGCGGTGGCCGTGGCGGCGGAGGTGGTGGCAGAGGTGGTGGAAGCGGAGGCCGTGGTGGCGGCGGAGGCGGCTTCAGCGGTGGCGGGGGTGGAGGTGGTTCCAACTTCCTCACCGGTACCAACAGGGGGCTGAACAAAACCAATTCTATTGGTGTAAACTTCAATGACAATTTCGGTAAGAAAGTAACCTTCAACGGCAGTTATTTCTTCAATAACAGCAACACCAGCAATAACGAGATCAACCGTGAGGAACAAACGCTGGATCAGGGTGAGAAACAGATCGATACGGATACCTCTTACAGCAACAGTTCCAACTATAATCACCGCTTCAATATGCGGATAGAATACAGGATCGACTCTAATAATTCTATCATCTTTACACCTGGTATCAGTTTCCAGAACAATAACTCTTACTCGGAATCATTTGGTAATACCATCCAGTTCGGCAAACTGCTGGCGGATAACATGAATAATTCCAGTTCTTCCAATTCAGGGTACAACCTGAACGGAAACATCATGTACCGTCACGCATTTGCGAAAAGAGGAAGGACCATCTCCCTGAGCCTTGGCTTAAGTACCAACGACCGTTCCGGAACAAACTACAGGAACAGTGATCTTAACTATTATGATGGTTCAGGAAAGGATGATTCGCTGAGGCAAAAGATCAGTCCTTTATCAGACGGACAATCTTATAATGCTAACATCGCGTATACGGAGCCTATCGGTAAATCCGGACAATTACAGATAAACTATAACCCTACCTACAGCAGGAACAGTTCAGACAGAAGGGCTTATCAGTACGACTTCCTGGGATCCAAAGACTATAGCATCCTGGATTCTGCGCAGTCCAACATGTTCGAGAACACCGCCGTTACGCAGAATGCCGGTATCACTTACCGTTTGGGTAACCGGGATAAGATGTTGTCTGTAGGTGTATCCTACCAGCATACGGAGATGACGAGCGACAGGATCTTTCCTTTTGCCAGCAACGAATCGCAAAGCTTTACCAACATTTTGCCCAATGCGATGCTGATGTATAAACTGACGGATTATGCGAGGATCAGGGTGTTCTACCGTTCTTCTATGAACCAGCCTTCCATTCAGCAATTACAGGATGGTTATTTCAAAAGCGGCCTGCTGAATTATTCCGTGGGTGATCCTAAACTGCGTCCGCAATTTGGCCACATGGTAGCTGCACGGTATAACTATACCAACACCGTAAATAACAATAACTTCTTTGCCAATATATTCCTGCAAACCAATAACGATTACCTGACGAATGCCGTGTTCACACCATCCCGCGGAGACTCAGTGCTGCAAGGGACTGATACGCTGAAACGCGGTGGCCGCTTAACGCAGGCAAAAAATATGGATGGTTTTGTGAGTGTACGTTCCTTCTTTACGTATGGTGTACCGCTGAAATTCATCAAATCCAACTTTAACCTGAATACAGGGGTAAGTTATCAGCGTACGCCGGGCCAGATCAACCAGTTGAGAGGTTTCACCCATAACTATACGTACAGCGCAGGTGTGCTGATCTCCAGCAACATCAGCGAGTATGTTGATTTCACATTATCGTATAACGGTAATTTCAATACGGTCAAAAATACCATCGACCCAAGCAATAACAGTGATTATTCCACCCATACCGCCTCCGGTGCTGTAAACCTGCTCACCAAAAGTGGCTGGGTATTGCAGAACGAAGTGAACTACCAGTTCAACAGGGGCCTGGGAGGAGACCTGGATAAAGGATACATCCTCTGGAATGCCGGTATCGGGAAGAAGTTCCTGAAGAACCAGCGGGGAGAACTGAGGGCATCCGTTTTTGACCTGCTGAAGCAGAACAGGGCAATAAGCCGTACGGTGAAC
- a CDS encoding SRPBCC family protein, which produces MNNDLLFDFNVDKTAKTVYITREFNAGQSLVWDAFTKAELLDQWGAPAPMRARTKYMNFEVGGRRFYAMISPDGQERWAVQEFTSITPKTNFKMYNTFADKDENRELPGSEWDYNFSEQNGRTTVRITIFNESFERMEKLLEGFKMGFIMTLKNLEDLLTTLSQKL; this is translated from the coding sequence ATGAACAACGATCTGCTATTTGATTTTAACGTTGACAAAACCGCGAAAACGGTTTATATAACCAGGGAATTTAATGCCGGGCAGTCTTTAGTATGGGATGCCTTTACCAAAGCCGAACTACTGGACCAATGGGGGGCGCCTGCACCTATGCGCGCCAGGACCAAATATATGAATTTTGAAGTAGGCGGGCGGCGATTTTACGCGATGATAAGCCCTGATGGGCAGGAGCGTTGGGCGGTGCAGGAATTTACATCCATCACCCCGAAAACCAATTTTAAGATGTACAACACGTTTGCTGACAAAGACGAAAACCGTGAACTGCCGGGTTCTGAATGGGATTACAATTTCAGTGAACAAAATGGCAGAACAACAGTGAGGATCACCATTTTTAATGAATCGTTTGAGCGAATGGAAAAATTATTGGAGGGCTTCAAAATGGGCTTCATCATGACCTTAAAAAATCTGGAAGATCTGTTAACCACTTTATCGCAGAAATTATAA
- a CDS encoding ArsR/SmtB family transcription factor translates to MKQDIFQAISDPTRRAILTLIAIQALTPNALAEKFDMTRQAVSKHIKVLHECELIKPEQSGREIYYHFNAKKMQEFDHWLAQFRQNWETQFNQLDQLLTTIKEKTTK, encoded by the coding sequence ATGAAACAAGATATATTCCAGGCTATATCAGACCCGACACGCAGGGCTATTTTAACGTTAATCGCTATCCAGGCATTAACACCAAATGCATTGGCGGAAAAATTTGATATGACCCGCCAGGCAGTATCAAAACATATTAAAGTATTGCACGAATGCGAATTGATTAAACCTGAGCAGAGCGGCAGGGAGATTTATTATCACTTTAATGCAAAAAAAATGCAGGAGTTTGACCATTGGCTGGCCCAATTCAGGCAAAATTGGGAAACTCAGTTTAACCAACTTGACCAATTATTAACAACAATTAAAGAAAAGACTACGAAGTAG